In Gossypium hirsutum isolate 1008001.06 chromosome D06, Gossypium_hirsutum_v2.1, whole genome shotgun sequence, one genomic interval encodes:
- the LOC107940089 gene encoding protein RADIALIS-like 3 — MGSSSTWTPKQNKLFENALVIYDKESPDRWQNLANAVGGKTVEEVKMHYYNLVEDIKQIESGNVPLPPYGKKPGGGSKGYNCMDSVQR, encoded by the coding sequence ATGGGTTCAAGTTCGACCTGGACACCAAAGCAAAACAAGTTGTTCGAAAATGCTTTGGTAATTTACGACAAGGAAAGTCCGGACCGGTGGCAGAACCTGGCCAACGCTGTCGGGGGCAAAACCGTGGAGGAAGTGAAGATGCATTACTACAATCTTGTTGAAGACATCAAGCAGATTGAGTCTGGCAATGTGCCTTTACCCCCTTATGGTAAGAAACCAGGAGGAGGTAGCAAAGGATATAATTGCATGGATAGCGTACAAAGGTAG